From Dehalococcoidales bacterium:
TAATAACGTCCAGACCATAGTTTTCCTGTATCCATGTGACTGCCACCGATGTATCCAGGCCGCCACTATAGGCCAGTATTACCTTATCTGCCATTTTAAGTCTCCTTCAGGTAGAGTATATTGCCTCACCTTAACTGTCAGGCATCAGTTATCAATGCCGGACAGGCTTTTATCCAGTAAACCAAGCGCTTCATCAACTTCGCTATTACCGATGATAAGCGGGGGTATGAGACGGATGGCGTTAGGTTTTAACCTGTTGATCAGCATACCATTCTCAAGGCAAGCGTCCAATATATCCTGGCCAATCTCGCGGTCAAACTCTATGGCCAGTAATAGGCCACGACCGCGAACGTCGGTGATGAACGAATATTTCTCCTTCAGGTCGTTTAGCCTTGCCATCAGGTACTGTCCTACCTTGGCGGCGTTATCGGCAATTTCATTGTCTATGACATATTTCAGTGTTGCATACGCGGCGGCGCTGGTAACGGGATTACCACCAAACGTAGAGTTATGGTCGCCGGGGGCAAAAACTGCGGCTTTTTCCTTAGCCAGCAACGCCCCGATGGGTATACCACTGCCCAGACCCTTGGCCAGCGTCAGGATATCGGGTTCGATACCGTACAGCTCATAACCGAAGAGTGTTCCCAAGCGACCTATGCCGGTCTGAATTTCGTCAAGGATGAGTAGAATGCCTTTCTGGTTGCACCACTCCCGCACTTTGGTTAGATAGTCGTCATCAGGGACATTAACGCCGCCTTCTCCCTGGATCGGTTCCAGCATTACGGCGCAGGTCTTGTCTGTCGTCGCCGTCTTAATGGCCTCAATATCGTTATTGGCTACGTTGACAAAACCGACCGGCAGCGGAATATACGGCTCATGCATCTTCGACTGGCCGCTCGCCGCTGTCATGGCCAGGGAACGTCCATGGAAGGAGTTCATAGTCGTAATTACTTCGTAGGCGCCGTTCAATTCGAGATGACCGTAGCGTCGGGCCAGCTTTACCGCGCCTTCATTCGCTTCCAATCCGCTATTGCCGATAAAAACTTTATCAAGACAGCTATTTTCTACCAGAAGCTCGGCTAGGCGAATCTGGGGAACGGTATAGTACCAGTTTGAGGTCTGCATGAGAGTACGCGCCTGTTCAGCAACAGCATCGGCAACCACCGGGTGACAGTGCCCCAAGCAGTTGACCGCCAGACCACCGACAAAGTCCAGGTACTCTTTGCCTTTATCGTCCCATATACGGGCACCTTCACCCCTGACCAGGGTCACCGGGATGCGTACTATTGTCTGCATATAGTATTTACTTTCAAGTTCCTGCCAGTTGCTCATCTCTACGCTCCAATAAGTTGCTCTGTTGTTTCTTGCTCCCAGAGGATGACGTTCCTGTCAACCTCACCCCCCCGTTCCCCCTCTCCTTCGAAGGAAAGGGGGAGGATAAAGGAATCTGGGGGACACCGGCAGAATCTGGTTTCGGATTCTGCTAACGTCATTCTGTAAGAATGACGCCCAGACACCCCTGCCAGAGGGGTATCGCCCCTTCTGAGGGGCGCTCCCTCTGGACTCCCCAGCACACTATCTGAGATGGGGTTACGTCTCTTCAGACTACCCTCCGGAGGACCGAATTGTTGTGCCTATCTCCTCGCCTTCGATTTCCCTGAGCAGGGCGTGGGGTGTTTTACCGCCAATAATCGAGGCGGTCCTACTTCGTGAAAGAGCCTTCAGGCAAGCTCTAATTTTAGGAATCATTCCCCCGGAAGCTACCCCCGAAGATAGCAATTCCTCAGCTTCAGCAGGGGAGAGGTGGGAAATCAGATTATCCTGTTTATCATGAATACCGTCAACATCGGTGAGGAAGATAAGCCGTTCGGCGGCGATTGCCGCGGCGATTTCACCAGCGACGGTATCACCGTTAACATTCAGTATCTGCGGTTCACCATCTGACCTGCCAAGTACGTGAATACTCAGCGGGGCGATTACGGGAATAAAGCCTGAACTCAGCAGAGTATCGAGGATACTGATATTTACCTTAGTGACTGTGCCTACGAAACCCATTTCTTTTTCTCTGAGTTTGCCTTCAAGCAGGGCACCATCCACGCCGCTGATGCCAACAGCCTTACCTTCACGGCTATTCAGCAGGGTTACTATTTCCTTATTAGCCAGACCGGCCAGCACGGAAATAACTACTTCCAGGGTTGGCCTGTCGGTCACCCTTTCACCACGGACGAAATGAGTGGTAATGGCTTGCTTCCCAAGCCATTCGGTTATCATTTTGCCCCCTCCGTGCACGATAACCATTGGAATGCCGCGTCGCTGAAGTTCAACGATATCTTCAACGTCACCGACATCCAGAACGGTGGGTTCGTGTTTACCGAAGGTGCTGCCGCCTATCTTGATTACGATTACTTCGTTCAGTTTGGTATTCATTATCTTTCCCTGGTGAGGGCCTGTCAGGTCGTGTACTTGCTGTTGATGAGGACGTATTCTTCGGTGAGGTCGCAGCCCCAGGCGGTGGCTGAAGCCGGGCCCAGGTTGAGATTGACGGTTATCGTAACCTCACTCTGTTCTAGAATCTGGACAACGCCAGCCTCGTTAAAAGGTTGCGGCGTACCTGCTTTGAGTACCATAGTATCCCCGATGTAGACATCGAGTGTAGCCTCTTCTACCTTTGCCCCGCTCCGTCCCAGTGCAGCGACCACCCGTCCCCAGTTGGGGTCACAACCGTAGACGGCGGACTTGAGCAGGGGCGAGCTTACTATTGTCCGTGCTGCTGTCACAGCATCTGCCTGGTTGACTGCCCCGTTAACGGTGACCTCAATCAGCTTGGTGGCCCCTTCGCCGTCGCGTGCGATGGACTTTGCCAGGTGGATGCAGACCCGGTCAAGGGCTTCCTGGAAGACCTCGGCGGACCTGGTTCTCTCTAACAGAGGTGCGTTTCCCGCCATCCCGTTGGCCATTAGCAACAGGGTATCGCTCGGGCTGGTATCGCCATCGATGGAGACCATGTTGAAAGAGACGCTAGCCGCGCGACGCAGCGCCAGCTCTAAGAAAGAAGGGTCTACGGCAGCATCCGTGGTCAGGAAGCAGAGCAGGGTTGCCATATTGGGATGTATCATACCGGAACCCTTGGCCACTCCACCGATGGTGTAGCGTGTATCTCCGTCACGGACGGTTACCGCATCCTCCTTGGGGAACGTGTCTGTGGTCATAATCGCCATGGCCAACTCGTGCCCGCCGTCATCGGACAGGCTGATGCTGTTCAGGCCGTCCTTTATCCGTTCCATGGGCAGCAGGCGGCCGATAACGCCGGTACTGGCTACGAGGACGTTCTCCGCTTCGGTGCCGATGCTGTTTGCCGCCAGGGATGCCATTTCCGCGGCGTCGGCCAGGCCCCGGTCACCGGTACTGGCATTGGCGCAGCCGCTATTGGCAACCACTGCCATTACTCGGTGACCTTCCCGGAGTCGCTCTTGACATAACAACACAGGCGCAGACTTGATACTGTTGGAAGTGAGCAGACCGGCGGTGACGCAAGGCTCCTGCGAGAAAAGGACTCCCAGGTCCAGCCTGTCACCGGCACTCCCCTTTATTCCGGCGGCGGTGGCACCGGCGTGAAACCCCTGTGGTGAGGTAACCGTGCCGCTCTCGATGGACTCAATTTCAGCTTCCATTTCAGTTTCAATGATAACATAACGACCATAACCAGGCAATTTCGGAGTGTGCCATGTGATAGCCTTGTAATTCGCCTGCGATGTCGGTTAAACTGAAACCTGTAATGAAGTTCGTACGGTTCGCAACCGGCAGGAAGACCAGGTACGGTGTACTGAGCGGTCAGACCATACAGGTCATCGACGGTAGCCCGTTTCGCCGGTTCATGCGTGTTGATGAGTACCACCCATTGAGCGAGGTCAGACTGCTCGCGCCTTGCCTGCCCTCCAAGATAGTGGCAATAGGTCTGAACTATCGCAAACATGCCGAAGAGGCAGGCATGCCGATACCCGATGTCCCATTGATTTTCCTCAAACCATCGACGTCCGTAATCGGGCCGGAAGACAATATTATCTACCCGGCCATGTCGTCGCGGGTCGACTACGAGGGCGAGTTCGGTGTGGTGATTGGCAGGAAGGCGCGACGGGTGTCGCCGGACGAAGCGCTGGACTACGTGCTCGGCTATACCTGCTTAAACGACGTTTCCGCTCGTGACCTCCAGGGTCTGGACGGGCAGTGGACCCGCGCCAAGGGTTTTGATACCTTTGCGCCATTCGGTCCCTGCATCGAGACGGAGCTTGACCCCGGCAATGCTCCGGTGGAGACATACCTCAACGGGGAACTGAAACAGCAAGGTAACACCAACGACCTGATTCACTCCGTCCGGGACGTAATCAGCTTCGCCTCGCACGTGATGACGCTGCTGCCCGGCGACGTTATTGCCACCGGCACCCCCAGCGGTATCGGCCCGATGTCCGTCGGCGATACCGTGGAGATAAGGATAGAGCCCATCGGCACGTTGAGGAACTACATCGTCAGTCCTGCCTGATAGCGTCTCCCCGAAGCCACAAGCCGGTCTCTACGCTCTTTTTAATAATTATTTCTGCTTCTGTGCTATGCTGGAGTTAGAATGCACCATACACTGAAGCTGTACAGTCACCACCGTGAGTTTGCCCTCAAGTTCTACATGTTCTGGGCAAGGTGGACACGTATCCCCATCATTGGGCCACTGGTTCGGTGGGTGGCCAATGTCTGGGGGAGTACCATGGAGGGCGGCTATTTGCTCACTCCCGGGGAGGCCGAGGAGATAGTCGACCTCTCCGAAGGGCTGGCACTGGGACCGTGCACCTGTCGCGAGGTTTTCCACAACTGCGACCGGCCGCGGGACACGGAGATAATGCTGGGGCTGAACCGCAACATCTTTGTTGCACAGAGGCCGCATGACTACCGGGAGATAAGCAGGGAGGAAGCGAAGGACGTCCTCCGCCAGTGCCGCGAACAAGGCCTCATCCACACCATCATCAAGTGCCGCGAGGACTACTACGCGATATGCAACTGCTGCGCTTGCTGCTGTGTGCCGCTGCGACTCCGCAACCAGTACGGCATCGGGGGTGCCCTTGTGCGGCACCCTGACATCGTACGGGAGTTCCGGGGACGCTCAGCCGTCGGCAGTTAGCCACCGCTAGCTGAGGTAATCAGCTAGCGGCTCAGTCGTTGAAGTGCTCGTAGATGGGGTATTCCAGACTGTTCCAGAACACGCGTCCGCTGGGCCCTCCCGAAGGCAACTCCACGAGAAAACGGGCGTGCGGGTAGACTACGTCCACATCCTGCATTTGATTCAGTAGTTGCTCGGGCAGGGAGCCGTTGGTCAGCGTCTGGCCCCATATCGGCGTCCGTGTTGGGCCGGGTATCATCGAGTTTATCAGGATATCCTTGTGGCCGGCCTGCGTAAGCCCATTGACCAGGGTCCTGGTGAGGGAGGTCACGCCTGCTTTGGAAGCGGAATATGCCGTGTTCCCTGCCCCCGTGGCTTCCGCCGCTCTCGATATTACATTGATAATGCGCCCGTATCCCTGCCTGACCATAATCGGCAGGATGCGATGTGTACACAGGGCGACGCCGATAAGGTTCACGTCAATTGCTCGCTTCCAGTTCTGGAACGGTGCGTCAGACCGGAGCGGGTCCGGGATATTGATTCCGGCGTTGTTGAACAGTATATCAATGCGGTCGAATCGTTCCATT
This genomic window contains:
- a CDS encoding argininosuccinate synthase domain-containing protein gives rise to the protein MADKVILAYSGGLDTSVAVTWIQENYGLDVI
- a CDS encoding aspartate aminotransferase family protein, which codes for MSNWQELESKYYMQTIVRIPVTLVRGEGARIWDDKGKEYLDFVGGLAVNCLGHCHPVVADAVAEQARTLMQTSNWYYTVPQIRLAELLVENSCLDKVFIGNSGLEANEGAVKLARRYGHLELNGAYEVITTMNSFHGRSLAMTAASGQSKMHEPYIPLPVGFVNVANNDIEAIKTATTDKTCAVMLEPIQGEGGVNVPDDDYLTKVREWCNQKGILLILDEIQTGIGRLGTLFGYELYGIEPDILTLAKGLGSGIPIGALLAKEKAAVFAPGDHNSTFGGNPVTSAAAYATLKYVIDNEIADNAAKVGQYLMARLNDLKEKYSFITDVRGRGLLLAIEFDREIGQDILDACLENGMLINRLKPNAIRLIPPLIIGNSEVDEALGLLDKSLSGIDN
- the argB gene encoding acetylglutamate kinase; translation: MNTKLNEVIVIKIGGSTFGKHEPTVLDVGDVEDIVELQRRGIPMVIVHGGGKMITEWLGKQAITTHFVRGERVTDRPTLEVVISVLAGLANKEIVTLLNSREGKAVGISGVDGALLEGKLREKEMGFVGTVTKVNISILDTLLSSGFIPVIAPLSIHVLGRSDGEPQILNVNGDTVAGEIAAAIAAERLIFLTDVDGIHDKQDNLISHLSPAEAEELLSSGVASGGMIPKIRACLKALSRSRTASIIGGKTPHALLREIEGEEIGTTIRSSGG
- the argJ gene encoding bifunctional glutamate N-acetyltransferase/amino-acid acetyltransferase ArgJ codes for the protein MEAEIESIESGTVTSPQGFHAGATAAGIKGSAGDRLDLGVLFSQEPCVTAGLLTSNSIKSAPVLLCQERLREGHRVMAVVANSGCANASTGDRGLADAAEMASLAANSIGTEAENVLVASTGVIGRLLPMERIKDGLNSISLSDDGGHELAMAIMTTDTFPKEDAVTVRDGDTRYTIGGVAKGSGMIHPNMATLLCFLTTDAAVDPSFLELALRRAASVSFNMVSIDGDTSPSDTLLLMANGMAGNAPLLERTRSAEVFQEALDRVCIHLAKSIARDGEGATKLIEVTVNGAVNQADAVTAARTIVSSPLLKSAVYGCDPNWGRVVAALGRSGAKVEEATLDVYIGDTMVLKAGTPQPFNEAGVVQILEQSEVTITVNLNLGPASATAWGCDLTEEYVLINSKYTT
- a CDS encoding fumarylacetoacetate hydrolase family protein, producing MKFVRFATGRKTRYGVLSGQTIQVIDGSPFRRFMRVDEYHPLSEVRLLAPCLPSKIVAIGLNYRKHAEEAGMPIPDVPLIFLKPSTSVIGPEDNIIYPAMSSRVDYEGEFGVVIGRKARRVSPDEALDYVLGYTCLNDVSARDLQGLDGQWTRAKGFDTFAPFGPCIETELDPGNAPVETYLNGELKQQGNTNDLIHSVRDVISFASHVMTLLPGDVIATGTPSGIGPMSVGDTVEIRIEPIGTLRNYIVSPA
- a CDS encoding ferredoxin-like protein, which encodes MHHTLKLYSHHREFALKFYMFWARWTRIPIIGPLVRWVANVWGSTMEGGYLLTPGEAEEIVDLSEGLALGPCTCREVFHNCDRPRDTEIMLGLNRNIFVAQRPHDYREISREEAKDVLRQCREQGLIHTIIKCREDYYAICNCCACCCVPLRLRNQYGIGGALVRHPDIVREFRGRSAVGS
- a CDS encoding SDR family oxidoreductase, whose product is MNIEGKVVVITGAGSGIGRALAAGFAGDGAYVLGFDINREGLAETARGCADQFLGVQGDVSSEKDVDRLVAATMERFDRIDILFNNAGINIPDPLRSDAPFQNWKRAIDVNLIGVALCTHRILPIMVRQGYGRIINVISRAAEATGAGNTAYSASKAGVTSLTRTLVNGLTQAGHKDILINSMIPGPTRTPIWGQTLTNGSLPEQLLNQMQDVDVVYPHARFLVELPSGGPSGRVFWNSLEYPIYEHFND